One Streptacidiphilus rugosus AM-16 genomic window carries:
- a CDS encoding SUKH-3 domain-containing protein has product MQISGPGITCAKTPFHFKPDYCLGEEDRFAGWSETLGRDLFPIGELDDGRFFLCIDETGEIYLVGMWIATFGPAQDALEKLALGVAPARVASVS; this is encoded by the coding sequence GTGCAGATCAGCGGGCCGGGCATCACGTGTGCAAAGACGCCGTTCCACTTCAAGCCTGACTACTGCCTTGGCGAGGAGGACCGCTTCGCTGGCTGGAGCGAAACGCTCGGCCGGGACCTCTTCCCGATTGGCGAGCTCGACGATGGCCGGTTCTTCCTCTGCATCGACGAGACCGGCGAGATCTATCTCGTCGGGATGTGGATCGCGACATTCGGGCCGGCCCAGGACGCGCTGGAGAAGCTGGCCTTGGGCGTCGCTCCGGCCAGGGTTGCGAGCGTGTCCTGA
- a CDS encoding IS630 family transposase: MAEPVRVRRLTDQEGQKLQQIVRRGSTSSVRFWRAMMLLASAGGNRVPVIAQLVQADEDTVRDVIHRFNEIGLACLDPRWAGGRPRLLSPDDEDFVVQTATTRPTKLGQPFTRWSLRKLVIYLHRVHGRVIRIGREALRRLLARRGVTFQRTKTWKESPDPERDAKLDRIEQVLDRFPDRVFAFDEFGPLGIRPTIGSGWARAGHPERHPATYHRTHGVRYFHGCYSIGDDTLWGVNRRRKGAGNTLAALRSIRAARPDGAPIYVILDNLSAHKGETIRRWAKKHRVELCFTPTYASWANPIEAHVGPLRQFTVANSNHPNHTVQTRALHAYLRWRNANARHRDVLAAERRERARVRSERGIRWGGRARIAA; the protein is encoded by the coding sequence GTGGCCGAGCCTGTGCGGGTGCGCAGACTGACCGACCAGGAGGGGCAGAAGCTGCAGCAGATCGTGCGTCGGGGCAGCACCAGTTCGGTGCGGTTCTGGCGGGCGATGATGCTGCTGGCCTCGGCGGGCGGGAACCGGGTCCCGGTGATCGCCCAGCTGGTCCAGGCGGACGAGGACACGGTGCGCGACGTGATCCACCGGTTCAACGAGATCGGCCTGGCCTGCCTGGACCCTCGCTGGGCGGGAGGCCGTCCCCGCCTGCTCAGTCCTGACGATGAGGACTTCGTCGTCCAGACGGCCACCACCCGCCCGACCAAGCTCGGCCAGCCCTTCACCCGCTGGTCGCTGCGCAAGCTCGTGATCTACCTGCACCGGGTCCACGGACGGGTCATCCGCATCGGCCGCGAGGCGTTACGCCGTCTGCTCGCCCGCCGAGGCGTCACCTTCCAGCGCACGAAGACCTGGAAGGAGTCGCCGGACCCGGAACGCGATGCCAAGCTCGACCGGATCGAGCAGGTCCTGGACCGCTTCCCCGACCGCGTGTTCGCGTTCGACGAGTTCGGCCCGCTCGGCATCCGACCCACGATCGGCTCGGGCTGGGCTCGGGCCGGTCATCCCGAGCGGCATCCCGCCACCTACCACCGCACCCACGGGGTCCGCTACTTCCACGGCTGCTACTCGATCGGCGACGACACGCTGTGGGGCGTCAACCGGCGCAGGAAGGGCGCCGGCAACACGCTAGCCGCGCTCAGGTCGATCCGTGCGGCCCGCCCGGACGGCGCCCCGATCTACGTCATCTTGGACAACCTGTCCGCCCACAAGGGCGAGACGATCCGCCGCTGGGCGAAGAAGCACCGCGTCGAACTCTGCTTCACCCCGACCTACGCGTCGTGGGCGAATCCGATCGAGGCCCACGTCGGGCCGCTGCGGCAGTTCACCGTCGCCAACTCCAACCACCCCAACCACACGGTCCAGACCCGGGCCCTGCACGCATACCTGCGCTGGCGCAACGCCAACGCCCGCCACCGGGACGTCCTGGCGGCAGAGCGCCGTGAACGCGCCCGTGTCCGTAGTGAGAGGGGCATCCGCTGGGGCGGACGAGCACGCATAGCGGCTTGA
- a CDS encoding IS701 family transposase, whose protein sequence is MTRRVPCPPAPGPLEAYAARFDDLFSNLAQRRGFREYLAGLLLPRDRNKTLTCLVGTEPVVGAQHAAVQRLQFFLSESTWDHEKINARRVALLLGDPATRPHPDGVLVIDDSGDRKDGKKTAHVGRQWLGRLGKTDNGIVTVTTCWADENLYYPLHAVPYSPAHHFPKGKSDPGFRTKLRIAAELARTARTAGVTFRAVAADCAYGDQDGFRRDLAEAGLPFVVALKPSHGAWAYGKDAYTPVDAARALTWTDAEDPGDWTRVERTFRDGHTETWWAAEATLGWWGPDGNVRLVVATTEPATLPAQSTWYLATDLPRPGSPREADSPEPAAGLAEVVRIYGIRHWIEQSYKQVKDELGWADFQVRSDTAIRRHQTLVTCAFSFCWDTWFAGPLQESGAEDPEDPPAATSAEPAERGPAQTPSAPTVQLAQGDPRRPGLARPLDQPPTLLASLDQRAPATRTPGPDQPRRRRPRA, encoded by the coding sequence ATGACCCGTCGTGTGCCGTGTCCGCCCGCTCCGGGCCCGCTGGAAGCCTACGCCGCTCGCTTCGATGACCTCTTCTCCAATCTGGCACAGCGGCGCGGGTTCCGCGAGTATCTTGCGGGGCTGCTGCTGCCGCGGGACCGCAACAAGACGCTGACCTGCCTGGTCGGCACCGAACCCGTCGTCGGCGCCCAGCACGCGGCGGTGCAGCGGCTCCAGTTCTTCCTGTCCGAGTCGACCTGGGACCACGAAAAGATCAATGCCCGCCGGGTGGCACTGCTGCTCGGCGACCCCGCGACCAGGCCGCACCCGGACGGGGTGCTGGTGATCGACGACTCGGGCGACCGCAAGGACGGGAAGAAAACCGCGCACGTCGGCCGACAGTGGCTGGGCCGGCTGGGCAAGACCGACAACGGCATCGTCACCGTGACCACGTGCTGGGCCGACGAGAACCTCTACTACCCGCTGCACGCCGTGCCCTACAGCCCCGCCCACCACTTCCCCAAGGGCAAGAGCGACCCCGGCTTCCGCACGAAGCTGCGAATCGCCGCGGAACTGGCCCGCACCGCCAGGACCGCCGGAGTGACCTTCCGGGCCGTGGCCGCCGACTGCGCCTACGGCGACCAGGACGGCTTCCGCCGGGATCTCGCGGAGGCCGGGCTGCCGTTCGTCGTGGCCCTGAAACCCAGCCACGGCGCCTGGGCCTACGGCAAGGACGCCTACACGCCCGTCGACGCCGCCCGCGCCCTGACCTGGACCGACGCGGAGGATCCAGGGGACTGGACCCGGGTCGAGCGCACCTTCCGCGACGGGCACACCGAGACCTGGTGGGCCGCCGAGGCGACGCTGGGCTGGTGGGGGCCCGACGGAAACGTCCGTCTGGTCGTGGCCACCACCGAGCCGGCCACACTGCCCGCGCAGTCCACCTGGTACCTGGCCACCGACCTGCCCCGGCCCGGCAGCCCGCGCGAGGCGGACAGCCCCGAACCGGCCGCCGGCCTGGCAGAAGTCGTCCGGATCTACGGCATCAGGCACTGGATCGAGCAGAGCTACAAGCAGGTCAAGGACGAACTGGGCTGGGCCGACTTCCAGGTCCGCTCCGACACTGCTATCCGCCGCCACCAGACCCTGGTCACCTGCGCGTTCTCGTTCTGCTGGGACACCTGGTTCGCCGGGCCTCTGCAGGAGTCCGGCGCCGAGGACCCCGAGGACCCGCCCGCCGCCACATCGGCGGAACCGGCTGAGAGGGGGCCTGCGCAGACCCCATCAGCCCCGACCGTCCAGCTGGCCCAAGGCGATCCGCGCCGTCCGGGCCTGGCTCGACCCCTGGACCAGCCTCCAACGCTGCTGGCGAGCCTGGACCAACGCGCCCCCGCCACCCGAACTCCAGGCCCTGATCAACCACGTCGGCGCAGGCCACGCGCTTGA
- a CDS encoding zinc-binding dehydrogenase: MTEPPEAAKRAIAAGFMLVQPDRTGLLESTRLAEAGLLRPQIARTFPLEGAAEAHHLARTSAGTPGKIVLTVT, translated from the coding sequence GTGACAGAGCCCCCCGAGGCCGCCAAGCGCGCTATCGCGGCTGGCTTCATGCTCGTCCAGCCGGATCGAACAGGCCTGCTGGAGAGCACCAGGCTCGCCGAGGCAGGGCTACTGCGCCCACAGATCGCACGGACCTTCCCCCTGGAGGGGGCAGCCGAGGCCCACCACCTGGCCCGGACCAGCGCCGGCACTCCCGGAAAGATCGTCCTCACGGTCACATGA
- a CDS encoding putative quinol monooxygenase encodes MFALTVRFDLSDEAAAAAFDALAAQTAADVRALEPDTLTCAVHSVEGEPLARVFYEAYRDRAAFEVHGSQPHTQQFFAHSADLVVRTRLEFRHPHEPAIQTRPASGSPRTATPKS; translated from the coding sequence ATGTTCGCCCTCACCGTCAGATTTGACCTCTCCGACGAGGCCGCGGCTGCGGCCTTCGACGCACTGGCCGCCCAGACAGCCGCCGACGTGCGCGCACTGGAGCCAGACACCCTCACTTGTGCCGTCCACAGTGTCGAGGGTGAGCCGCTCGCCCGCGTCTTCTACGAGGCTTACCGCGACAGGGCAGCCTTTGAAGTGCATGGCAGCCAGCCCCACACCCAGCAATTCTTCGCCCATAGCGCTGACCTGGTCGTTCGCACCCGCCTGGAGTTCCGGCACCCGCACGAGCCCGCCATCCAGACCCGGCCCGCATCTGGGAGCCCGCGCACCGCTACGCCGAAGTCATGA
- a CDS encoding cyclase family protein, with the protein MAQPADEAVHGQELRDCAAHQGSPLRPGDTVLVRTGYPARVHGVGPWDPDRQSAGLQPNAMPVLDGTRARALGSDGDSDTRPGLVPGIACPVRVRRYLVLLRTWLPPRWRLGMTVRFTCWDVITRAVRRSRAC; encoded by the coding sequence GTGGCGCAGCCAGCCGACGAAGCCGTCCACGGGCAGGAGCTGCGCGACTGCGCCGCCCACCAGGGCAGTCCGCTGCGGCCCGGCGACACCGTGCTGGTGCGCACCGGCTACCCCGCCCGTGTCCACGGCGTCGGCCCCTGGGACCCCGACCGGCAAAGCGCGGGACTGCAGCCGAACGCGATGCCCGTCCTCGACGGAACCAGGGCCCGCGCCCTGGGCAGCGACGGCGACAGCGACACCCGCCCCGGCCTGGTCCCCGGCATCGCCTGCCCTGTCCGCGTGCGGCGGTATCTCGTCCTGCTTCGGACCTGGCTGCCACCCCGGTGGCGGCTCGGGATGACTGTCCGCTTCACCTGCTGGGACGTCATTACCCGTGCCGTCAGACGGTCACGCGCTTGTTGA
- a CDS encoding type II toxin-antitoxin system RelE family toxin, which yields MVPSAVWEFISGPLAQDPRRVGKPLLEPLKGIWSAGRGAYRVLYRLDDSARVVRVVRVERIDHRADAYRP from the coding sequence GTGGTGCCATCGGCCGTCTGGGAGTTCATCAGCGGGCCTCTGGCCCAGGACCCCCGCCGGGTCGGGAAACCCCTTCTGGAGCCCCTCAAGGGTATTTGGAGCGCGGGACGGGGCGCGTACCGCGTCCTGTACCGACTGGATGACTCAGCGCGCGTTGTGCGCGTTGTGCGGGTTGAGAGGATCGACCACCGTGCCGACGCCTATCGGCCCTGA
- a CDS encoding TetR/AcrR family transcriptional regulator: MSEKKPDLRRRILDGAYGAFCMRTYAGAQVPFIAEVAQTAVGSLYRYFPSKEDLGNAAYHDAVTDLLARVRQVHAARHPSIRAEFAQYWQCNADFASERTAAYKFLAQDNTAFLNEENLALRQELYTEATGFIRRGQEASRIRSGDPRQLVALLHGALLQWGAYLYPAKINDLPQDQRETAEEACWGILKA; the protein is encoded by the coding sequence ATGTCCGAGAAGAAGCCAGACCTCCGCCGCCGCATCCTCGACGGCGCCTACGGTGCGTTCTGCATGCGCACCTACGCCGGGGCCCAGGTCCCCTTCATTGCCGAAGTCGCCCAGACCGCGGTCGGCAGCCTCTACCGCTACTTCCCCAGCAAGGAAGACCTCGGCAACGCCGCCTACCATGACGCCGTCACCGACCTACTCGCCAGGGTCAGGCAGGTCCATGCCGCACGCCATCCCTCTATCCGGGCCGAGTTCGCCCAGTACTGGCAGTGCAACGCCGACTTCGCCAGCGAGCGCACCGCCGCCTACAAGTTCCTTGCCCAGGACAACACCGCCTTCCTGAACGAAGAGAACCTCGCCCTGCGCCAGGAGCTCTACACCGAGGCCACCGGTTTCATCCGGCGCGGCCAGGAAGCCAGCCGGATCCGGTCCGGCGACCCCCGGCAGCTCGTCGCCCTCCTCCACGGAGCGCTCCTGCAGTGGGGCGCCTACCTCTACCCCGCGAAGATCAACGACCTCCCCCAGGACCAACGCGAAACCGCCGAAGAAGCCTGCTGGGGCATCCTCAAGGCATAA
- a CDS encoding TetR/AcrR family transcriptional regulator: MFEESAARWRVLEAAYAVFSARNFEGAQMPAIAERAGAGMATVYRHFPSKIALGNAAYGDARGDLVARLRRVHARSYPSFAEEFAQVWHCYTAFAAERPAALEFISQPSAHFLDGESRALRDECLAIGEDFIHRGQKAGVVRPGDPRTLIMMAYGAFARWLHHSPPAAPGHPEPAGSDQARDAVWSLLAPCRAAVPLA; this comes from the coding sequence ATGTTTGAAGAGTCAGCAGCCCGCTGGCGGGTCCTGGAGGCGGCCTACGCCGTCTTCAGTGCCCGTAACTTCGAGGGCGCGCAGATGCCCGCGATCGCCGAGCGGGCGGGGGCCGGCATGGCCACGGTCTACCGCCACTTCCCTAGCAAGATCGCGCTGGGCAACGCCGCCTACGGCGACGCCCGCGGCGACCTGGTCGCCCGCCTCAGGCGGGTCCACGCGCGGTCGTACCCATCGTTTGCCGAGGAGTTCGCCCAGGTCTGGCACTGCTACACCGCGTTCGCCGCCGAGCGACCGGCCGCCCTGGAGTTCATTAGCCAGCCCAGTGCGCACTTCCTCGATGGGGAGAGCCGCGCCCTGCGCGACGAGTGCCTCGCCATCGGGGAGGACTTCATTCACCGGGGCCAGAAGGCGGGGGTGGTCCGCCCCGGGGACCCCCGCACTCTGATCATGATGGCCTACGGCGCTTTCGCGCGGTGGCTGCACCACAGCCCGCCCGCCGCCCCCGGCCACCCCGAACCCGCCGGATCCGACCAGGCCCGCGACGCCGTCTGGTCCCTCCTCGCACCCTGTCGCGCCGCAGTCCCGCTCGCCTGA
- a CDS encoding enoyl-CoA hydratase/isomerase family protein: MGNWTVETRNKIAVLMFGRLPDNQMDLDSLEELAGLLEDIAQRTDEVSVVMLKGGIDGIFIKHADLDILRRAAAGTLTPEAGRAWPRALGLLESIPQPVVAAIDGQAWGGGLETALASTLRVASARSHFSQPEIRNGIIPGGGGTQRLPRLIGKGPAADLILTGRIIGAEEAHRMGILNAVLPTEAFAQLAEDWAAQLTRNPAPALFAAKRAILDGLALPLDDGIALERDLFRQVIPTSAFAHH, translated from the coding sequence ATGGGCAACTGGACGGTTGAGACGCGTAACAAGATCGCGGTGCTGATGTTCGGGCGGCTGCCGGACAACCAGATGGACCTGGACTCCCTGGAGGAGCTGGCCGGTCTGCTGGAGGACATCGCGCAGCGCACGGACGAGGTCAGTGTGGTCATGCTCAAGGGTGGGATCGACGGGATCTTCATCAAGCACGCGGACCTGGACATCCTGCGCCGTGCCGCGGCGGGCACCCTGACCCCGGAGGCCGGGCGGGCCTGGCCGCGGGCGTTGGGTCTGCTGGAGTCGATCCCGCAGCCGGTGGTGGCCGCGATCGACGGGCAGGCCTGGGGCGGCGGCCTGGAGACCGCGCTGGCCTCCACCCTGCGCGTCGCCTCCGCGCGTTCGCACTTCTCCCAGCCCGAGATCCGCAACGGCATCATCCCGGGCGGTGGCGGCACGCAGCGCCTGCCCCGCCTGATCGGCAAGGGACCGGCCGCCGACCTGATCCTGACCGGCCGGATCATCGGCGCGGAGGAGGCCCACCGCATGGGCATCCTCAACGCGGTCCTGCCCACCGAGGCCTTCGCCCAGCTCGCCGAGGACTGGGCCGCGCAGCTGACCCGCAACCCCGCCCCCGCCCTGTTCGCCGCCAAGCGCGCCATCCTCGACGGCCTCGCCCTGCCTCTGGACGACGGCATCGCCCTGGAGCGCGACCTGTTCCGCCAGGTCATCCCCACCAGCGCCTTCGCCCACCACTAA
- a CDS encoding SsgA family sporulation/cell division regulator, translated as MDARLTVGNSQPLGLPLRFGYDSRDPFALTLDLRAPTGTVTVWRLSRDLVWEGLQQPTGLGDVRVWPPAADQLDLQIMLRGREATALLAIPAQPVRRWLATRAFALVPQGAEADLIDWDTELNHFRHSRG; from the coding sequence GTGGACGCCCGGCTGACTGTCGGGAACAGTCAGCCACTCGGACTGCCGCTGCGCTTCGGCTACGACAGCCGGGACCCGTTCGCGCTCACGCTCGACCTGCGCGCCCCTACCGGGACGGTGACGGTCTGGCGGCTGTCGCGCGATCTTGTGTGGGAAGGCCTGCAACAGCCCACCGGCCTGGGAGACGTACGGGTCTGGCCCCCCGCTGCTGACCAGCTCGACTTGCAGATCATGCTTCGCGGACGGGAAGCCACAGCCCTGCTCGCGATACCCGCTCAGCCGGTGCGCCGCTGGCTCGCCACCCGGGCCTTCGCTCTGGTCCCCCAGGGAGCCGAAGCGGACCTGATCGACTGGGACACCGAACTGAACCACTTCAGGCACAGCCGCGGCTGA
- a CDS encoding universal stress protein, with the protein MFRNILLALDSCPARDRLVTTAMCLAGPSRGTVHVLHVDATAATGTEAVALEDELAARQVLNQALRTLHEQGVPADGELRDGFITDIPALISSAAERYGADLLILGPHHRGLFASLVNPRVSDAVSHTARIPVLLIPDTTASTA; encoded by the coding sequence GTGTTCCGGAACATACTGCTCGCTCTCGACTCCTGCCCCGCACGCGACCGGCTTGTGACGACCGCGATGTGCCTGGCCGGTCCCTCGCGCGGCACGGTCCACGTCCTGCACGTCGACGCCACGGCCGCCACCGGAACCGAAGCCGTCGCGCTGGAAGACGAACTCGCGGCACGCCAGGTACTCAACCAGGCGCTGCGCACCCTGCACGAGCAGGGTGTGCCCGCGGACGGCGAACTGCGCGACGGGTTCATCACCGACATCCCCGCGCTGATCTCGAGCGCCGCCGAACGCTACGGCGCCGACCTGCTCATCCTGGGACCGCACCACCGCGGCCTCTTCGCGAGCCTGGTCAACCCGCGGGTCTCCGACGCGGTGAGCCACACCGCCCGCATCCCCGTACTCCTCATCCCTGACACCACGGCCAGCACCGCCTGA
- a CDS encoding catalase family protein has translation MQLIRCDDLDTDYGPGFEADLDAVVREIERATRASVELEGEGRAVRFAHAKAYGLMRAEVEVLPVEDPRYAQGLFASAGRYRALVRYSNGLGHLGPDTRLGTACGMAIKLFGVQGPSLSDEPDAGTMDYNLINHPVFFANTARDYISIARLFNELPDGPRDPSRRAKWFHDFVTRDGSLPWERWLWDELFALTGSVGKPMPHLLHTAFWSMGAVRHGDYVAKVRVTPSTVHPEAPLPPIDASTAHPVRDALISDANAADHSFDLQVQLCTDLQTTPVENTSVPWPERLSPFVTVARVNIPAQDVSAADNPARAEALSFTPWRTPAEHQPVGQIQTVRRRVYERSSALRHRLNHQARTEPTSPDDVLG, from the coding sequence ATGCAGTTGATACGTTGTGATGACCTTGACACCGACTACGGTCCCGGCTTCGAGGCCGACCTCGACGCGGTGGTCCGAGAGATCGAGCGTGCCACCCGGGCGTCGGTGGAGCTCGAGGGGGAGGGCCGGGCCGTGCGGTTCGCACACGCGAAGGCCTACGGCCTGATGCGCGCCGAGGTCGAGGTCCTGCCCGTGGAGGATCCCCGTTACGCGCAGGGGCTGTTCGCGTCCGCCGGGCGCTACCGGGCACTGGTCCGGTACTCCAATGGCCTGGGACACCTGGGCCCGGACACCCGGCTGGGGACCGCGTGCGGAATGGCGATCAAGCTCTTCGGTGTCCAGGGGCCGTCTCTGTCCGACGAGCCGGACGCGGGCACCATGGACTACAACCTGATCAACCATCCCGTGTTTTTCGCGAACACGGCACGTGACTACATCAGCATCGCAAGGTTGTTCAACGAACTGCCGGACGGCCCGCGCGACCCTTCCCGACGCGCCAAGTGGTTCCACGACTTCGTGACCAGAGACGGCTCGCTGCCCTGGGAGCGGTGGTTGTGGGACGAACTGTTCGCCCTGACCGGCTCGGTCGGCAAGCCCATGCCCCACCTGCTCCACACCGCCTTCTGGTCGATGGGCGCGGTACGCCACGGCGACTACGTCGCCAAGGTGCGGGTGACCCCCTCAACCGTGCACCCGGAAGCCCCCTTGCCGCCGATCGACGCTTCGACGGCCCATCCCGTCCGTGACGCCCTGATATCCGACGCGAACGCCGCGGACCACAGCTTCGACCTGCAGGTCCAACTGTGCACGGACCTGCAGACCACACCGGTGGAGAACACCTCGGTTCCCTGGCCCGAGCGGCTGTCACCCTTCGTCACCGTGGCCCGGGTGAACATCCCCGCCCAGGACGTCTCCGCCGCGGACAACCCCGCACGCGCGGAAGCACTGTCCTTCACACCCTGGCGCACACCCGCCGAGCACCAGCCCGTCGGACAGATCCAGACCGTGCGCCGCCGGGTCTACGAGCGCTCCTCCGCTCTGCGCCACCGCCTCAACCACCAGGCCCGGACCGAACCCACCAGCCCTGACGACGTGCTCGGGTAA
- a CDS encoding zinc-binding dehydrogenase, with translation MTQTMLAGRLHLADQSLRMEEVPVPVPGTGHVLVKVEAAGVCLSDVHAIQGSLKPLHLEGDTVTLGHEVAGVIAELGPDVTDWAVGERVLLLSGQLRDGIAVTRGLDYDGGWAQYTLAKATTLVRIPDDLPFEQACFVPDAVSTPWAAITQTAAIRPAEATGVWGAGGLGVHGIQLLRLVGAAPIIAVDPLPAARDRALASGADLALDPADPALLDQVLKVTDGRGLDAALDFAGHPAVREQAMAALADGTLTPGGRLVLVGLTNQPVTIADGTAFSAGKKQLLGHWGSIPAHIHELVRLIRDHRLDLTHSVSAVLPLSEAPRAVEQLESKAGNPVRLVLKP, from the coding sequence ATGACGCAGACCATGCTGGCCGGACGCCTGCACCTGGCCGATCAGTCCCTGCGAATGGAGGAAGTCCCCGTTCCCGTCCCCGGAACCGGCCATGTGCTGGTCAAGGTCGAGGCGGCCGGCGTTTGCCTGTCGGACGTCCACGCGATCCAGGGCAGCCTGAAGCCCCTCCACCTCGAAGGCGACACCGTGACGCTGGGCCACGAGGTCGCCGGCGTCATCGCCGAACTGGGGCCGGACGTCACCGACTGGGCCGTCGGCGAACGAGTACTACTGCTATCCGGGCAGCTGCGCGACGGCATCGCAGTCACCCGCGGCCTCGACTACGACGGAGGCTGGGCCCAATACACTCTCGCCAAGGCCACCACACTCGTCCGCATCCCCGACGACCTGCCATTCGAACAAGCGTGCTTTGTTCCGGACGCCGTATCAACTCCGTGGGCGGCGATCACCCAGACCGCCGCGATACGGCCCGCCGAGGCCACGGGCGTATGGGGGGCCGGCGGCCTCGGCGTCCACGGCATCCAGCTCCTGCGCCTGGTCGGAGCAGCCCCGATCATCGCCGTCGACCCGCTGCCCGCCGCCCGCGACCGCGCCCTCGCGTCAGGGGCAGACCTGGCCCTGGACCCGGCCGACCCCGCACTACTCGACCAGGTCCTCAAGGTCACCGACGGCCGCGGGCTCGACGCCGCCCTCGACTTCGCCGGCCACCCGGCCGTCCGCGAACAGGCCATGGCCGCACTCGCCGACGGAACCCTCACCCCCGGAGGACGCCTGGTCCTGGTCGGCCTGACCAACCAGCCCGTCACCATCGCCGACGGCACCGCCTTCAGCGCCGGAAAGAAGCAACTCCTTGGCCACTGGGGATCCATTCCCGCCCACATCCACGAGCTCGTCCGCCTCATCCGCGACCACCGCCTCGACCTCACCCACTCAGTCAGCGCCGTACTGCCACTGTCTGAAGCCCCCCGCGCCGTCGAGCAGCTCGAGAGCAAGGCAGGCAACCCGGTCCGGCTGGTCCTCAAGCCCTGA
- a CDS encoding MFS transporter produces MSSSAPDQATRWRSSAPLIAALGLATMVVSMAQTQVVPILPLLAHDLHASSSGVSWITTATLLSAAVFTPLLGRVGDLYDKKRTLLAVLAVMIAGSLLAATTTSLPLLIAGRALQGAATAIFPLALSIIRDQLPAERLSGAMALVSSALAVGSGLSLVLTGLLTQGTSPDYHAVFWISAALAALALVAVAFLAPASRRGPGGRTDYLGALTLTGLLILLLLGISQGRTWGWTSAATLGCLTAACLLAALFALVEHKVAEPLVDMRILTSRQIAFTNVAGLLVGFAMFAQFIGISTLAQTPRSLTGYGFSASVLRASVEYLLPGSLIALIVAQAGGILVRKTSARTTLALGTLIGVAGFALLTFAHDSSNTVISAGLLTGTSISLAYAAMPALIAASVPPHETGIANGINSVSRSTGSAIGSAVVTSLLTTNTLHDPPPGIPALPQEGQLTLTFAIGMTALLLALPATLIGITKPTPTTPRGRVREVQTEALDGSR; encoded by the coding sequence ATGAGCTCCTCGGCGCCGGACCAGGCCACGCGCTGGCGCAGCAGCGCTCCTTTGATCGCCGCCCTGGGTCTGGCGACCATGGTCGTGTCCATGGCCCAGACCCAGGTCGTCCCGATCCTTCCGCTGCTCGCGCACGACCTGCACGCCAGCAGCTCCGGCGTCAGCTGGATCACCACGGCCACCCTGCTCTCCGCCGCCGTCTTCACCCCGCTGCTCGGCCGCGTCGGTGACCTCTACGACAAGAAACGCACCCTTCTCGCCGTCCTCGCCGTCATGATCGCCGGATCACTCCTCGCCGCCACGACGACCTCCCTCCCACTCCTCATCGCCGGCCGCGCCCTCCAGGGAGCCGCCACCGCGATCTTCCCGCTCGCTCTGTCGATCATCCGCGACCAGCTCCCCGCCGAACGCCTCTCCGGGGCTATGGCACTGGTCAGCAGCGCCCTCGCCGTCGGATCCGGACTCTCCCTCGTCCTGACCGGCCTACTCACCCAGGGCACCAGCCCCGACTACCACGCCGTCTTCTGGATCTCAGCCGCCCTCGCCGCACTGGCGCTGGTCGCCGTCGCCTTCCTGGCCCCCGCCTCACGACGCGGCCCCGGAGGCCGGACGGACTACCTGGGCGCACTCACCCTGACCGGCCTGCTCATCCTGCTCCTCCTGGGTATCTCCCAAGGGCGCACGTGGGGCTGGACCTCCGCCGCCACCCTGGGCTGCCTTACCGCGGCATGCCTGCTGGCCGCGCTCTTCGCGCTCGTGGAGCACAAGGTCGCCGAACCCCTGGTCGACATGCGAATCCTGACAAGCCGACAGATAGCATTCACCAACGTGGCCGGACTCCTCGTCGGATTCGCCATGTTCGCGCAGTTCATCGGCATCTCCACCCTGGCCCAGACACCACGGTCGCTGACCGGCTACGGCTTCTCCGCCTCAGTGCTCCGCGCCTCAGTGGAATACCTGCTCCCCGGCTCCCTCATCGCCCTCATCGTCGCCCAGGCCGGCGGCATCCTCGTAAGGAAGACCAGCGCCCGCACCACCCTGGCCCTGGGCACCCTCATCGGCGTGGCCGGCTTCGCACTACTGACCTTCGCCCACGACAGCAGCAACACCGTCATCTCGGCAGGCCTGCTCACCGGCACCTCCATCTCACTCGCCTACGCCGCCATGCCGGCACTGATCGCGGCCAGCGTCCCACCGCACGAGACCGGCATCGCCAACGGCATCAACTCCGTCTCCCGCTCCACCGGCAGCGCGATCGGCTCAGCCGTAGTCACCTCACTCCTCACCACCAACACACTCCACGACCCGCCACCGGGAATCCCCGCCCTGCCGCAGGAAGGACAACTCACCCTCACCTTCGCCATCGGCATGACCGCCCTGCTCCTCGCCCTCCCCGCCACCCTCATCGGAATCACCAAACCAACACCGACCACACCCAGGGGGCGCGTCCGGGAGGTTCAGACGGAGGCCCTGGACGGCTCCAGATGA